From Vanrija pseudolonga chromosome 1, complete sequence, a single genomic window includes:
- the COPE gene encoding Coatomer subunit epsilon produces the protein MEADPLYHVKQLFHQGSYKATIAEASSQPLTPGDDPSALPRAVYVARSHLALQPADAAAAQAVLKPFLAVEPAPPSARAASALATYLSSTGTSRAAAVDEVRDLVLEVEGDAVEADVEGPTRALAGTIFILEKENEEAVATLTEGAAKADLECIALLTQLLLALDRRDLAQQQYAAAKRIGNDSTLVQAIEAWIGLKTGARPLHQAYYFYEELYQLPAGRTPPVLASHAAAHLLLSHVDEAKADVQEAQGRDGGADDVNVLAVATSLGDDEAAAKLAATSHPFAADLAAKEKAFDEAAAKFAIAA, from the exons ATGGAAGCCGACCCATTGTACCACGTCAAGCAGCTCTTCCACCAAG GCTCGTACAAGG CGAccatcgccgaggcgtccTCGCAGCCCCTCACGCCAGGCGACGACCCGTCCGCGCTCCCGCGCGCAGTCTACGTCGCGCGGTCGcacctcgcgctgcagccagccgacgcggccgcggcgcaggcggtgcTCAAGCCGttcctcgctgtcgagccggcgccgccgagcgcgcgtgcggcgtcCGCGCTCGCAACGTACCTCTCTTCCACTGGCACgagccgcgcagccgccgtcgacgaggtgcgcgacctcgtgctcgaggtcgagggggacgccgtcgaggccgacgtcgagggcccgacgcgcgcgctcgccggcacCATCTTCAtcctcgagaaggagaacgaggaggcggtcgcTACGCTCACCGAGGGcgcggccaaggccgacctcgagtg CATCGCGCTCCTCACGCAGCTCTtactcgcgctcgaccgccgcgacctcgcacagcagcagtacgccgccgccaagcgcatCGGTAACGACAGCACGCTCGTCCAGGCGATCGAGGCGTGGATCGGGCTCAAGACG GGAGCCCGCCCCCTCCACCAGGCGTACTACTTCTACGAGGAGCTGTACCAGCTGCCTGCGggccgcacgccgccagTGCTCGCGTCGCACGCGGCCGCCCACCTACTCCTCAGCCACGTCGAtgaggccaaggccgacgtccAGGAGGCGCAgggacgcgacggcggcgccgacgacgtcaacgtgcttgccgtcgccacctcgctcggggacgacgaggccgccgccaagctcgcggcgacgagccacCCCTtcgcggccgacctcgccgccaaggagaaggcgtTTGACGAGGCAGCGGCCAAGTTTGCCATTGCCGCTTAG